The Nicotiana sylvestris chromosome 6, ASM39365v2, whole genome shotgun sequence genomic sequence AAATATTGACATTTTTTTATCTTTGCAGCGATTGTGGTGTACTTGTTGCTACCTTTGCAGAGTATGTTAGTCTTGGAGAGTTATCAATTTCAGCAAAAGACCTTTCTAATATTGACCAACATCGTAGACACTATGGAGCGCTACTTTGGGACTATGCTAGAAAGAAGCAGGAGCATGAGGCAATTAGTGAAAGTGAGGTGACAGGCAAATTGGCAAGGAGAAAAGGTGCACCAGCTTTGAATGAGAAAACACGGGTCCAGAGGGAGAAAAAGTAGTTGTAATGTTTTGTATGGAACATGCAGTACAATTGTTTAGTTGATGCTAGTTTAGAAGAAAGATGGTAGACAAGTTTTTGAACAATATCGTTGTGTTTTAATTGTAGCAGACTTGCGCTACAATTATAGtagcctttgttttttttttcttatccaGTATAGTAGTTCAAATAGAAACATTCTGTTGGCATATAAATTCTTTCCAACTGAATTTTTATACAGTTATTCTGTCAACGCAAAAATATAtagttattttgttgtttttctgtAGATAAAGTGTAAAAATCAGCAACTAAACATTTTATTGCTTTTACATTCAATTTTTTGAATGTAAACAGTACATGATCTATATTatttttagcatataacttctttctaGCTGAATTATAATATAGTTATTATGTCAGCACCAGCTATTGTAGTTTTTTTGTAGTTGAATTtttagataatttgtagaaaatATTTAACAATGTGTTTTGTTGCTTTTATATTCATTTTTTGAATGTAAACAGTACTTGATCTACAATATTTTAGTATATAACTCATTTCCTACTGATTTATAATGTAGTTATTCTGTAAATTTCAGTTAATGTAATTTGTTTGTAGTTGTATTGTAGATAAATTGCAAAAAAACATTAACAACTATGTAAAGGATGCTAGAGATAGTAAAAAAGTGGTAGATCATATATATAGAAACCATTCATAAACAAATCATTCTATGAAAGTATTATCTCAATACAGAAAAATCCTAACTAACTACATTATGATCTTAAAAACCATCAACAATTACACATCAAATTCTGTTATCCTGAACTCACCAATAATTTTTATGAAATACTCTGTTAACTACataaaattttatttctttttggatgCATTCTTGCATgatcttttgttatgcccttctCCTCCGCAGTTGCCACATGAAACCTTATACTTTTTTGAATTTATTTCATCATatgttttgtatctttctttttgagGTCTTCATGGCTGTATTTTCCCTCCTGTAGGTGGAACTTCTTCAGATATATGTTGTGGCACCTTCCATTTGCTTTCATCAGGCAGGGGATTTACTGATATTTCATAAGTACACAAGAGGTTCTTCCTTATTTAATAAGGAGAACAATATTGTTCAAAAGACTCATCCATGTGTCTTAAAGCAGCCAAAGCATGTGGACAAGGAAGTTCATCAAGCTGAAATTGCCCACAACTACATCTCTTGTTTTCAAGGCAAATAATATATCGCCTCACACCATCTAGTACTGTATGGATGTAGTCTAttgaagccctcacctacaattacattacaaacaaaaaaataattcatataCGGTTaaatacaaaatatctacaaattatctataTTGTCATGTATAAATTAATTTGATGCAATAAATGATCAGATCTTACTCTAAGCTTGTGCGACAATGTTCTGTTGTCATCCAACTCTTTGTTGAATTTAAACCCAAGGTATGTGAATGTACCCTTTGCTTTCAATAACCTTTCCTTCATCCAACGTTCAAGAAGAATCCTCATATATTCTAATGGTTCTACTATCGGCAGCTCTCTTGCATATTTTCTTACAACATTCAACGACTCTGCAATATTTGATGTCATAATCCAAGTTCTGTTCACCGTAGCATGTACTCGAGACTatctatgatagccaatatcGTATAAGTATGCTTTAACACGCGGGTCAATCTCTTCAATATTtgacatcctttcattaaatACATCAAGCGTGTATGACCGTGTCGTGGCAAAGTACAATTCGCTTAACTTTAGATGTCCTTTCTTGAACTTTGCccttatatttgtccaaatatgccacatgcaagaATAATGTGGCATGTCGGGATAAACAATAGATGTTGTCTTCAAGATACTCTCATTCC encodes the following:
- the LOC104232706 gene encoding uncharacterized protein, giving the protein MTSNIAESLNVVRKYARELPIVEPLEYMRILLERWMKERLLKAKGTFTYLGFKFNKELDDNRTLSHKLRVRASIDYIHTVLDGVRRYIICLENKRCSCGQFQLDELPCPHALAALRHMDESFEQYCSPY